The Triticum aestivum cultivar Chinese Spring chromosome 7B, IWGSC CS RefSeq v2.1, whole genome shotgun sequence genome window below encodes:
- the LOC123162962 gene encoding transcription elongation factor 1 homolog: protein MAKRKSMSSKMASRKKPAPKLETTFSCPFCNHPDSVACTIDLKLLVATAVCYICEEAYHTTAHHLTEPVDIYHDWIDACEKANQGVELQALDSHKRQRPVGSDDDDDSDA, encoded by the coding sequence ATGGCGAAGCGCAAGTCGATGAGCTCCAAGATGGCGTCGAGGAAGAAGCCGGCGCCCAAGCTGGAGACCACCTTCAGTTGCCCCTTCTGCAACCACCCCGACAGCGTGGCCTGCACCATCGACCTCAAGCTCTTGGTGGCCACCGCCGTCTGCTACATCTGCGAGGAGGCCTACCACACCACGGCGCACCACCTCACCGAGCCCGTCGACATCTACCACGACTGGATCGACGCCTGtgagaaggccaaccaaggcgtcgAACTCCAAGCCCTGGACTCCCACAAACGACAGCGGCCAGTcggcagcgacgacgacgacgatagcGATGCCTGA
- the LOC123161393 gene encoding uncharacterized protein, producing MEHLQDGHYVRLRSREHGTYLHADEDGHGVSLQHLRASMNAAWVVHLYDQGNADALAQHMLLHSAAYGRYLVATNAPAPRGHRGRRVEQRNYDDQEEEAIRWEAVTVGADSGNDVLLRNVAGRHLRNGAWRYLRANGRYIHTGASVDAFDNFSAKMHWVVEPIPFRAAMPLLRRPNRVRIPFTRRIIGPVLPMPSRVIVYVRAGADGSRIGRGAFVFEGNYVFDLRKELIRRLEATMGVSDVAMCVEAGTFGRPTPLVVDLPRSRQNFHIVVFPVGTRVHAGVRYPDVDAV from the exons ATGGAGCATCTCCAGGACGGCCATTACGTGCGGCTGCGGAGCCGCGAGCACGGCACGTACCTGCACGCCGACGAGGACGGGCATGGCGTCTCCCTCCAACACCTCCGTGCTTCCATGAACGCGGCTTGGGTGGTGCACTTGTACGACCAGGGCAATGCCGACGCCCTGGCCCAGCACATGCTTCTCCACAGCGCCGCCTACGGCCGCTACCTCGTCGCCACGAACGCGCCGGCGCCGCGGGGCCACCGCGGGCGCCGCGTCGAGCAGCGCAACTACGATGATCAAGAGGAGGAGGCCATCAGGTGGGAGGCCGTCACCGTCGGGGCCGACTCCGGGAACGACGTCCTGCTCCGCAACGTCGCCGGCCGCCACCTCCGCAACGGCGCCTGGCGCTACCTCCGCGCCAACGGCAGGTACATCCACACCGGCGCCAGCGTCGACGCCTTCGACAACTTCAGCGCCAAGATGCACTGGGTGGTGGAGCCCATCCCCTTCAGGGCCGCCATGCCTCTCCTTCGACGTCCGAATAGGGTCAGG ATTCCCTTCACCCGAAGAATCATCGGCCCCGTGTTGCCGATGCCGTCGCGGGTGATCGTGTACGTGCGGGCGGGCGCCGACGGGAGCCGCATCGGCCGCGGCGCCTTCGTGTTCGAGGGGAACTACGTGTTCGACCTGAGGAAAGAGCTGATCCGCCGCCTGGAGGCCACCATGGGCGTCTCCGACGTCGCCATGTGCGTCGAAGCGGGTACTTTCGGGCGGCCTACCCCACTCGTCGTCGACCTGCCCCGCAGCCGCCAGAACTTCCACATCGTCGTCTTCCCGGTCGGGACGCGAG TCCACGCGGGGGTGCGGTACCCGGACGTCGATGCAGTGTAG